CTCTGCCCGCTCTTTGTCTTTTGGCTGGCTTAACGCTGTCAGCATGATAACACGGACATTTGTCGTATCTGGCGTATTGCGAAGGATATCAAGTACGTCAAACCCGCTAATCTTCGGCATCATCACGTCAAGCAATATCAGATCCGGACGGTACGATACTGCCGCCGACAGCGCATCCTCGCCATTATGCACTTCTTTGATATCAAATCCCTCAAGTTCAAGCCGGGCGCGATATACCGCAGCAAGCGACGCATCGTCTTCAACCAATAAAATCTTTTTTTTCGCTGCTTCCATATCTGCTTTTTATAATATACCAGGTTTAGCGTAAGCACAAGTATTATGACGCTAGGGTCCATTAACCTAAACCAGAACATCCCATAAACTTAGGAGTGAATAGCAACTAAGTGAAAGGAGATGTTCCTAATGCCTACCATACCAAAAGTTTGCCAGTAACAAGAAATACTGGCAGATCCTTAACAAACTAGTCTTTGGCGATGGAGGCGTCTTGTCCTCGCTGCTATAAGGGTCTTCATGAAAACTATTGCAACAAATATCTGTGGTGTAAACTGTGCCGCAAGAAATACCGGCCTACCAGCTACCAGCTACCAGCTACCAGGCTAGTTGGTTATACGGCATGAAGCTAAGTCCCCGGCAGCTCTGTTCATCCTGCTCTACTGCTAGCAAACAAAACGCTCAACGGAAACGTCATACCTATTAGCTAGCGTAAGCTATACTACTGTTCGGCGCTGGTTTGCCCGATTCCGCAAGCAACTGCCTGGCAGCAGCAAGCTCGCCACCATGCTGGAGGGTGCGGTGTAAGTAGATGAAAGCTTTTAGCAAGAGGCGATCCAAACAGGGTTCACCTAAACAATCCGGAACAAGCCATCTTTAAGTAGTCGTCTTCATTATAGAACAATTCTGGGTTATTGTGTCTGTTCTCCCATTCTCTTAGTATGAGTTCTAGGTCTCTTACGCTAAAGGTTAGATCTCGGGTACATATAGCGTAAAGCTCTTTTTATAACGCTCCAAGAGATTCTCTATGCGGTTAGTGGGGTCGAAGCAGCCAATAGAATGGTTGCAGTTTTGCCATATATAGCCAAGTAGCGGCAGCTCATTGCAGCCTTTGAATCCGTCTGTTGGCGCAATGCTGCCAATCTTAACAGTATCCTTGTATAAAGCTTTCTGCCTCTGTTCTATTCCTGTATTTTATAATCTTAAGTCTAATCTGTTTGGTTTTTGGACTAATAGCGCCAATGACTAATCTTTGCCTGCCAAACCTACGCCTGCCGAAATAGCTGCCATCTACTTCAATGTCGCCTTCTAGAGCTGGTTGCGAAGCCGGAAGAGCTTGCCTCTTAAGTTTCCTTAGCCAATTACTAACAGTTGGATATGATAGGCTCAGGATATTCTTTATTTCGCCGATACTGCGCTTATGCTGCCAGCACCAGATTAAAGCATAGATTTGCCGAAAGCTAAGATTACTAAACTTAAATAGTTTAGAGTCTGCTTTAGCAGAAAACTTACGCTTGCAATGAGAGCAGTATTCGTATGCCGCTCTGAACAGCAGCCTTTTATTTCCGCATTCTCTACAAGTTAAATCTCCCCGCACCATACGGTAAAAGTTCTGATGGCACTTATATTCTGATGGCAGTTCTGTTAAACTCTTCACTAGGAACAGTCCTTTCTGTATTTAGTTGTTAGTTGATAACTACTATTTTACAGGACTGTTCCTTTTAGTTACCTATACATTTCCGCCAACCATTGCTGGGTTATTTCTGAATTGTTTGAGTGAACCGCCAAACCCCAGGGATTGTCATAACTAACGCCACCATTATATAATGGCTCACACAGTTATGAGTGAAACAATACCATCAGCATCGGATCGCGATAGAACGCCAGAACATGGAGATGTTCTAGATTATGTTGCACACGGAATGGGCGCTCTAGCAGTCTATGTAGTTTGCCCATGCTGCCAAAGAGAGTCGTCTCAAACCTTTAACTCAACAGCATCTCATCAGGACGCGAGACAAGAGAGTGCAGCAGATATGTCGTACGCAGTAGTGCCAGAGCCTACCAGCGTTGGTGATGACGGAGAAACGAAGACGTCATCCCCCGTTGTACTGAAAGACGTTGATCGCAATCAGCTATCAAAAGATATTGCCCTCGTCCGTAAGGGGCTTGCTAAAGCAAGTGAACTTCCTCCAATGTACCGTCTGTGGCGTAAGGCTATAGAGGAAAGTGATGCAACATTCGTCGACGATCCTCCTATCGTCCCATGGTTTGTTGATGAAAACGGGATTCCATGTTGATCAGGGTCTTATGCGCATTGAAACTATCGTCCCGTTGAGTATTTTTATAAAAGCTCAAGGTTCTAGGCACGATTTATCAGGAAGAGGACTATACGTTGCGCGCCCTTACATTTTACCCAACGAGTGGCGACTTTCTATTCTCTGTGGACTCAGCGTAGTTGCTATGAGGTGTGTTATTCAGTTGTCTAATACTGAACAAAGCTTAGCTCCTGTGGAGTGGAGATAGATATTCTAGCTAAACGTCATATGAGAAAGCTCTATAACGTATACTAACTCTATCAACTACAAGACTTATGTAAAGACCCATTAACATACCTACGGCTTACGCTTGTTCCAGGTTAGTTGACTGTACCGGCGCTAATGCCGCCTGGGCTGCCTCCATTTGGGTATCTTTTTCGGCATTTGCGTCGTCTTTCGTAATATGAATCGTCTTATCCGGTGTAATGCCTTCTTTCGTAATATTTTTACCCTTTGGAGTGTACCAACGCGCCGTCGTTACCTTGAGAATACGCCCACCCGACAGATTAACGATTTTCTGAACCGTACCTTTGCCGTATGTTTTTTCGCCAATCAATGTCGCCTTACCATATTCCTGCAGCGCGCCTGCGACAATTTCACTCGCGCTAGCCGTATTGCCATTCGTTAGAACAACCGTTTTCATATTGCCAAGCAGCGCACGCTGCTCTGTTTTTACTGTATCAACCATTTTACCGCCCGTTTTCTCCGTCACAACGACTTGATTATTCAGCCATACACCAGCAAGCGCCTGCGCCGCTGTTAAATATCCGCCGCCATTATCGCGCAGATCAAGAATAGCACCTTTAACATGCTTATCAATAAATTCCTGCGCCGCACGCCGAGCTAATGTACCCGTCTGTTCATCAAACCGAGAAATCGTCATCACACCAACGCTATTAACAACATCCCAGCGCACGCTCGGATCATTTACCTGCGCGCGCGTGATAGCGTATTCTTGCTTCGTCTCGCCGCGCCGCACGCCGAGCTTCACTGTCGTACCGGCATCGCCGCGAACTTTACCAGCAACATCTGCCGCCGTTTTGCCGTTCATCGACTCGCCATTCACAGATACGAACACATCGCCTTTTTGTAACCCCGCTTTTGCCGCCGGAGAGTCGTTGATAACACGCAAAACCGTTGGCTGATTATTCCGCACGCCAATCTCTGCGCCAATCCCTGTTAAATCGCCGTTCAGACTTTCCTGAAACTCCGCCGCTTCCTTTCCATCCATAAACACCGTATGCTTGTCGCCGGCTGCTTCAACCATGCCACGCGCCGCACCATCAGATAGCTTCGACGCATCAAGCTCACCATCGTAATTACTCACCAATTCGCGATACGTTTCTTTAAGTATCGACACGTCAAGATCGCGCTGAGCAACTTTCACGCCAAATACCGGCGCAACAATCCGATACAGTTCATCGCTTCGTGTTCCCGCTACAAATGCGACAACCACCGCAAGCGTCAGCGACGCCGCAAACACTGAGCGCGACACACCACGCCGTACATTCTTTTTTGAGCCTGTCTGCTCATCCCCCTCTGCAGTCATAAGCATTATTATAGCGCACTCCTAGCGCGTGCGCTATATATTCTGAATAGATCCTGTAGGCTTAAAAGTAGATATACGTCAAACCAGCTGCTGAGCGCGAATAGTGATGATACCGACCCCAACCAAGCCCATCGGAGTTGTTATTGTAGTCGCTGACCGTAATTGTACCGTCGCTATTCACCGCCTCAACATACATCGCATGTCCATACACGCCGACATATTGAATCGCAACCGAGCCGGCTTTTGGTGTTGAACCATTTGTAATACCGTAGCGCGCTGTCGTTGACGGCCACTGGTTAGCATTGCCAGCACCGCCAAAGTGCGGCACGAAACGCCCCGTGCTTGCGACTTTCCACGCCGTATAACTCACGCACTCGCGGTTGTATAAGCCCCAGCTATCGACAATTGTGTCTTGCTCGGCATCCGCCCATACCGACGGATAGCCGCCTCCGCTCGCTGAGCCCGAGCCAATGTTAATGTTATAGCGCCGTGCCGCCGCTGCCATTGCCGCCGCTTGCTGCGCGCGCAAACTCTCAATTTCGCTTGAACGCTGGCTTACAAGCGCCTGATATGCAGATTCCTGCCCTTTTGTCTCTTCAACAAGCTTTGCCTGCTCCGCCTCTTTTGCGGCAAGCGACTGCTTTTGTGCCTCTTGGTCTTTAATAACGTTTTCGACATCTTTTTTCTGCTTTTCGAGCTGTGTCTTGAGCTTGTTAATCTGCTTAATCGTATTGCTTAAGCTCTCTTGCATAGACGAGCGGTACTCTTGCTTATCAACATAATCACCAATGCTATTGCTGCTCGCAAGCATCTCAAGCGGCGAAATCGAATCGTCCACATACATATCAGCAATGATGTCGCCAAGTGCATCTTTCGTATCAGCAATCTTTTTCTTGGTCGACACGATATCTTGGTCAAGCTTATCGCGCTTAGCTTGGCTCTGCGAAATTTGCCGCTGCAGTTCAGTTCTTTGTGCCGTTAACTTGTCGAGCTCCGCCTGCAAGTTGCCCGCCAACACACCTAAAGCAGATGCCTGCTGCTTATAGTTGTCAGACTCCGATTGTAACTGCTTAATTTGCTCATCGTATTGATCAGCGAACACTCGCCCTACAAGCATAAAAGGAGTTGCCGTGCCCATCAAAACGGCTGCCGCCACAAGCGCCGAGCGCGTGACGATGCCTTTTGACGAAACTGGTGTGGTGGACCGTTGTTTCATTACCTCTAATGTATCAAAGCATAACCACCATGTCAAGCGCGGAATCTGCCGTATCGTACTAGAAGCAATAACCTAAATCTTCAGATACCGACGCGTTGCAAGCGCCGATGAAATAACACCAATCAGCGCGCCAAGCCCAATCATCACAAGCAGTACCACCCCTAAATACATTGTCAACGCATTTGTAGTATTCGCCGTTGCGATCCCATACGACTGTAATTTTCCGCTCGCTGCCACAAACAGCGACACGCCGATCGTCGCCGCCAGTACCGCTGCGATACAGCCGTATACCACTGCCTCGACGAGAAACGGTCCGCGAATGAAACTTTTTTCGGCACCGATTAACTTCATCATTTCGATTTCATCCTTGCGGTTAAAAATCGCCATACGAATCGTATTAAACACAATCAGCGACGAAATCACGACAAACAAAATACTTGCCGCCAGCCCCGCACGCTGTGCAAAATTTGCCCACCGGCCAATGTTTTCAATCGCGTTGCGCCGCGAGCCAGCAAACGACGGTGCACGGTTCGGACTAATAATAGGCTTCAGCTCTTTGTTCTCCTTCACGAATCCATCAAGCTGAGTCGTATCGTTAATGTTTTTTAGATTGATACGAATAACTGCTGGCAACTTGTTTGTCGCTTGGCTAATCGCTTCAAGCACATCTTGGTCAGTTTTATTATTTTGCGCGTTCTGCGCGCGCGCCTGTTCCGACGAGATAAACGTGACATCTTCAACGTTCGACAGCTGCCTCAGCGCATGTATTACCGGCTTCGCCTGCTGTTCGGTTGTACCCGTCCTAAGATAAATTGACATATCAACTTTTTTACTTAGCTCCGCCACCGAATCGGCGAGCACATTGCTCGCAATTACCGTCGCAAAGATAATAAGCAATGTAATTGTCATTACTGCTGTTGCCGCCACCGTCAGCCAAGCGTTGCGCGTAAAGTTATTGATACCATAACGGCACATACGTACAAACGTCAGCCACTGCCGGCGGTGACGCTTTTGCTGTGCGAGTGCGCGCGTATTTTTCTTTGCTTTTACCGATTTTGCCATTACTGTTTATAGCTCCCCTGCGCCTGGTCGCTCGTGATCTTGCCGTGATCAATCGTGATCACGCGCCGTTTCAACCGGTTTACGATCTCAACATTATGCGTCGTTAAGAGTACCGTCGTACCATAACGATTGATTTTTTCTAGCAAGCGAACGATGTCCCAGCTATGCCTCGGGTCAAGATTCCCTGTCGGCTCGTCGGCAATCAGAATCTTCGGCTGGCGCACTACCGCCCGCGCAATTGCCACCCGCTGGCGCTCGCCGCCCGACAACTGATGCGGGAACTGTTTTTCTTTACCTTTTAATCCTACAAGGTCAATTACCTTTGGCACCGTGTTTCGGATTTCACGATTCGTCATACCGGCAATCTCCAGTGCAAATGCCACATTTTCAAACACTGTCCGCTGCGGCAACAGCTTGAAATCCTGAAATACGACGCCAATTTTGCGGCGCAGCAGCGGCACATGCTTGTCCTTCAGCGTGTCATAATCAATACCGCCAACGACAATCTTGCCGCTCGTCGGTTTCTCTTCGCGTGTCAATAACTTTAATAGCGTGCTTTTACCGGCACCGCTCGTCCCGACGATAATCACAAATTCCTTCGGCTCAACATGCAAGCTCACCCGATTCAACGCCGGCTTCGCGTTCTTGCCGTACGACTTCGTCACCCTATCCAACAGAATCATACATAATCAGTATAGCAGGTACGCATTCAGCAAGCAAAAAACGTCCCGACTATCAGGTCGAGACGTTTTGCTCTAAGCCGCTTCCTATTTCCTACAGCCCATATCGGCGTTACTTAGTCTTTCCGCTATGCTTGTCCTTATTATTGTAGTCTTTTAGGTAGCTTGACTCAACGACCACATCAAGGACTTTTCTCGTCTGCTCCCGGCTTTGGATTGGGTACTTCTTATCTAGTAGACTCTTGTCATTTGTTGCACCATCTGGTTTAATTGTGTACATGTTAGTGAAAGCTTCCACTGAGTTACCCGTTATATCTACACCGTAATCAACGTGCTCATACCCACGGCTTTCACCTTGGGAAGCATGCGTAAGCGTTGTAGACTCCTTATCTAGCAATGATAGTATATCTCGCGTTGAATATATCCCCTCTCTACCCTTTTGAAATCCTTCTACTACAGTAAAGTCGAGGTTTGTGTATGATTCTATTTGAGCCTGCATCTCTTTTTTTTGTGTTTCACTAAGGTTGTCGCGTTTGATATTAT
This portion of the TM7 phylum sp. oral taxon 349 genome encodes:
- a CDS encoding response regulator, giving the protein MEAAKKKILLVEDDASLAAVYRARLELEGFDIKEVHNGEDALSAAVSYRPDLILLDVMMPKISGFDVLDILRNTPDTTNVRVIMLTALSQPKDKERAEKLGADDYLVKSQVVISDVVERIRHHLNLE
- a CDS encoding S41 family peptidase, yielding MTAEGDEQTGSKKNVRRGVSRSVFAASLTLAVVVAFVAGTRSDELYRIVAPVFGVKVAQRDLDVSILKETYRELVSNYDGELDASKLSDGAARGMVEAAGDKHTVFMDGKEAAEFQESLNGDLTGIGAEIGVRNNQPTVLRVINDSPAAKAGLQKGDVFVSVNGESMNGKTAADVAGKVRGDAGTTVKLGVRRGETKQEYAITRAQVNDPSVRWDVVNSVGVMTISRFDEQTGTLARRAAQEFIDKHVKGAILDLRDNGGGYLTAAQALAGVWLNNQVVVTEKTGGKMVDTVKTEQRALLGNMKTVVLTNGNTASASEIVAGALQEYGKATLIGEKTYGKGTVQKIVNLSGGRILKVTTARWYTPKGKNITKEGITPDKTIHITKDDANAEKDTQMEAAQAALAPVQSTNLEQA
- a CDS encoding CHAP domain-containing protein produces the protein MQESLSNTIKQINKLKTQLEKQKKDVENVIKDQEAQKQSLAAKEAEQAKLVEETKGQESAYQALVSQRSSEIESLRAQQAAAMAAAARRYNINIGSGSASGGGYPSVWADAEQDTIVDSWGLYNRECVSYTAWKVASTGRFVPHFGGAGNANQWPSTTARYGITNGSTPKAGSVAIQYVGVYGHAMYVEAVNSDGTITVSDYNNNSDGLGWGRYHHYSRSAAGLTYIYF
- a CDS encoding GHKL domain-containing protein, giving the protein MLINIITNAIAARKHLKRRNRIVHIHISNDVAKCIFRISNLFLGRHDILVKLIALSLALRNLPLQFSSLCR
- a CDS encoding permease-like cell division protein FtsX, producing MAKSVKAKKNTRALAQQKRHRRQWLTFVRMCRYGINNFTRNAWLTVAATAVMTITLLIIFATVIASNVLADSVAELSKKVDMSIYLRTGTTEQQAKPVIHALRQLSNVEDVTFISSEQARAQNAQNNKTDQDVLEAISQATNKLPAVIRINLKNINDTTQLDGFVKENKELKPIISPNRAPSFAGSRRNAIENIGRWANFAQRAGLAASILFVVISSLIVFNTIRMAIFNRKDEIEMMKLIGAEKSFIRGPFLVEAVVYGCIAAVLAATIGVSLFVAASGKLQSYGIATANTTNALTMYLGVVLLVMIGLGALIGVISSALATRRYLKI
- the ftsE gene encoding cell division ATP-binding protein FtsE, which encodes MILLDRVTKSYGKNAKPALNRVSLHVEPKEFVIIVGTSGAGKSTLLKLLTREEKPTSGKIVVGGIDYDTLKDKHVPLLRRKIGVVFQDFKLLPQRTVFENVAFALEIAGMTNREIRNTVPKVIDLVGLKGKEKQFPHQLSGGERQRVAIARAVVRQPKILIADEPTGNLDPRHSWDIVRLLEKINRYGTTVLLTTHNVEIVNRLKRRVITIDHGKITSDQAQGSYKQ